In Vigna angularis cultivar LongXiaoDou No.4 chromosome 8, ASM1680809v1, whole genome shotgun sequence, one DNA window encodes the following:
- the LOC108345765 gene encoding UBP1-associated protein 2A, with protein sequence MARKRKQPPRPAKSAERAFKQQQQEQPQLNLESEYKEEEQYEEEEESQEIEEELAPINETSKPPSTSSSSPSDDEEPIQNLLESLGKNEIAKFLIEAASKHRDVADRIRRTADADPAHRKIFVHGLGWDTTADTLTTAFSPYGDIEDCKAVVDKATGKSKGYGFVLFKTRHAARNALREPQKRIGNRIAACQLASVGPVQSSPATISTAPGASDFLQRKIYVSNVSGELDPQRLLSFFAQFGEIEEGPLGLDKVTGKPKGFCLFVYKGVEGAKRALEVPHKKFEGHILHCQKAIDGQKQQRVGVVPGSSQNGGYVGMGAVPMPGHLMAPAGPAVGGGVAGTAVQPVNPAVGQALTALLASRSAGLQLSGFLGIGSPGTNTGGYVGQGSVNPGAVAVGGYGNQVALPGSYASQQQVGIGGSGRVQQPHGVGQYGGVVPYMGH encoded by the coding sequence ATGGCGAGGAAGCGAAAACAGCCACCTCGTCCCGCCAAATCGGCAGAGCGCGCTTTCAAACAGCAACAACAAGAACAGCCACAGTTGAATCTAGAATCAGAGTATAAAGAAGAGGAACAatacgaagaagaagaagaaagccaagaaattgaagaagaatTAGCACCAATCAATGAAACCTCGAAGCCCCCCTCCacttcttcctcctctccaAGCGACGACGAGGAGCCAATCCAGAACCTTCTAGAATCCCTCGGCAAGAATGAGATCGCCAAATTTCTCATCGAGGCCGCCTCCAAGCACCGCGACGTGGCGGACCGGATACGCCGCACCGCCGACGCCGACCCCGCGCACCGGAAGATCTTCGTGCACGGCCTCGGCTGGGACACCACCGCCGACACCCTCACTACCGCGTTCTCCCCCTACGGCGACATCGAGGACTGCAAGGCCGTCGTGGACAAGGCCACTGGCAAGTCCAAGGGCTACGGCTTCGTCCTCTTCAAGACCCGTCACGCTGCGCGCAATGCCCTCCGCGAGCCGCAGAAAAGGATCGGCAACCGCATTGCCGCATGCCAGCTGGCGTCCGTGGGCCCAGTCCAGTCGTCGCCGGCGACGATTTCGACGGCGCCGGGGGCTTCGGATTTCTTGCAGAGGAAGATCTACGTGAGCAATGTGAGTGGGGAATTGGACCCGCAGAGGCTTCTGTCGTTTTTTGCGCAGTTTGGGGAGATTGAGGAAGGACCTTTAGGACTTGATAAGGTAACTGGGAAACCGAAAGGGTTctgtttatttgtttataagGGTGTGGAGGGTGCAAAGCGGGCGTTGGAGGTGCCGCACAAGAAGTTTGAGGGGCATATTTTGCACTGCCAGAAGGCAATTGATGGTCAGAAGCAACAGCGAGTGGGGGTGGTGCCGGGTAGTTCTCAGAATGGCGGGTATGTTGGTATGGGGGCAGTGCCGATGCCGGGACACTTGATGGCTCCGGCGGGGCCAGCGGTAGGAGGAGGCGTTGCAGGGACGGCGGTGCAACCAGTTAATCCGGCAGTTGGGCAGGCACTAACGGCATTGCTGGCATCTCGGAGTGCCGGGTTGCAATTGAGTGGGTTCTTGGGTATTGGGTCACCGGGGACGAACACTGGCGGTTATGTTGGACAAGGGAGTGTGAATCCCGGGGCTGTTGCTGTTGGTGGGTATGGGAATCAAGTAGCGTTGCCAGGTTCATATGCAAGCCAGCAGCAGGTGGGGATAGGTGGATCTGGAAGAGTGCAGCAGCCTCATGGTGTGGGACAGTATGGTGGCGTTGTGCCTTACATGGGTCACTAG
- the LOC108345766 gene encoding 14 kDa zinc-binding protein yields the protein MSGKDNNKRDRISVLSSHFTSSSPMASEKEAALAATPSDADAPTIFDKIINKEIPSTVVYEDDKVLAFRDITPQAPTHILIIPKVKDGLSGLSKAEERHFDILGRLLYTAKLVAKQEGLDDGFRVVINDGPKGCQSVYHIHVHLLGGRQMNWPPG from the exons ATGAGTGGCAAAGATAACAATAAAAGGGACAGAATCAGTGTCTTGTCCTCTCATTTCACTAGTTCCAGCCCCATGGCTTCCGAGAAGGAAGCTGCTCTTGCTGCCACTCCCTCTGATGCTGATGCTCCAACCAT ATTTGACAAGATCATCAATAAGGAGATTCCTTCTACTGTGGTTTACGAGGATGATAAG GTGCTTGCCTTCAGGGACATAACTCCTCAAGCTCCTACTCATATTCTTATCATTCCTAAAGTGAAAGATGGGTTAAGTGGTCTATCCAAG GCAGAGGAAAGGCACTTCGATATTCTTGGCCGTCTTCTTTACACAGCCAAGCTGGTTGCAAAGCAGGAAGGTCTGGATGACGGCTTCAGGGTTGTGATCAACGACGGGCCAAAGGGAT GCCAATCAGTTTACCACATTCATGTGCACCTCCTTGGAGGGAGACAGATGAACTGGCCTCCAGGCTAA